The following proteins are encoded in a genomic region of Salvia hispanica cultivar TCC Black 2014 unplaced genomic scaffold, UniMelb_Shisp_WGS_1.0 HiC_scaffold_422, whole genome shotgun sequence:
- the LOC125199201 gene encoding uncharacterized protein LOC125199201, with translation MRNQDRSNSVPDIPQMIDEQQHDDSSLDGAAAPIKLLLKLIQDHKDACGKGHDSRRMLRVATMVTILDTVKTRIQKCQSFGNKTTKATLRRCNTGLSQPPKDKKGRVEAAGDEKEKLRERAHRVHCCQEAARAHVLEPGEGEGDHGC, from the exons atgagaaaccaGGATCGGTCAAATTCAGTACCTGATATCCCCCAAATGATAGACGAACAGCAACACGATGATTCTAGTTTAGATG GAGCAGCAGCGCCTATAAAGCTGTTGCTAAAGCTTATCCAAGATCACAAAGACGCCTGCGGGAAAGGCCACGACAGCAGGAGGATGCTCAGGGTGGCTACCATGGTCACAATCTTGGACACTGTCAAGACAAGAATCCAAAAATGCCAGTCCTTTGGCAATAAGACCACCAAAGCCACCCTGCGCCGCTGCAACACCGGCCTCAGCCAGCCGCCTAAGGACAAGAAGGGCAGGGTCGAGGCTGCGGGGGATGAGAAGGAGAAGCTGAGGGAGAGAGCTCACCGCGTGCACTGCTGCCAGGAAGCGGCTCGAGCTCATGTGCTCGAGCCTGGGGAAGGAGAAGGAGATCATGGCTGCTGA
- the LOC125199190 gene encoding putative F-box/LRR-repeat protein 9 — translation MQLKSAWHAKPSRSVPLPLSKLNLRFPRPRRRSPPWIELPDELTANILQRLSAEEILETAQEVCTTWWRISKTLPTWRVLELDIDRYGGNDFEMFYTCAINRSQGELTDLNRTYCTKYEDMLDYVVERSSKLLRLKIAEFPGK, via the exons ATGCAGTTAAAGAGCGCTTGGCATGCCAAGCCCTCTCGTTCtgtccctctccctctct CGAAACTGAACCTCCGATTTCCACGGCCGCGCCGACGCTCTCCGCCATGGATCGAGCTCCCCGATGAATTGACAGCGAATATCCTGCAAAGGCTGAGCGCCGAAGAGATACTGGAGACTGCGCAGGAAGTGTGTACTACATGGTGGAGAATCTCCAAGACTCTCCCCACGTGGCGCGTGCTTGAGTTGGATATTGATCGTTACGGCGGCAACGATTTTGAAATGTTTTACACCTGCGCAATTAATCGCAGCCAGGGAGAATTGACCGACCTGAACAGGACATATTGTACCAAATATGAGGATATGCTAGACTACGTAGTCGAGCG ATCGAGCAAGCTTCTACGCCTTAAAATTGCGGAGTTTCCGGGGAAATGA